From the genome of Polyodon spathula isolate WHYD16114869_AA chromosome 14, ASM1765450v1, whole genome shotgun sequence, one region includes:
- the LOC121326768 gene encoding TLC domain-containing protein 4-B-like, whose protein sequence is MGFFNQLILVISVASFITFQVLFHCLSSWVSTHVSPGFKKLSEKQKIEWNSRTVSTFHALVVGIFCLYILHFDDAVNEDPVWGDPTLVKLNVAITTGYLISDLLLIFYHWKAIGDRFFVVHHLAALYAYYYVLGQGLLPYFANFRLLAEFSTPCVNQRWFFEVLGYPKSSKPNIANGVMMSVIFFLVRIAVLPIYYERMFSIYGTEAFYRLPFGGRSAWMCSSICLDVMNVMWMHKIARGCYRVLLYRRKPEVDTQENSKID, encoded by the exons ATGGGGTTCTTCAACCAGTTGATTCTTGTCATCTCAGTGGCCAGTTTCATCACGTTTCAAGTGCTGTTTCACTGTCTAAGCTCCTGGGTGTCTACCCATGTCAGCCCTGGTTTTAAAAAACTAAGTGAAAAGCAGAAGATAGAATGGAACTCcag GACAGTGTCGACTTTCCATGCCTTGGTGGTTGgaatattttgtttgtatatacTGCACTTCGATGATGCTGTCAATGAAGACCCTGTCTG GGGCGATCCTACACTGGTGAAACTTAATGTTGCAATAACCACTGGCTACCTCATTTCAG ACTTGCTGCTCATTTTTTACCATTGGAAGGCAATCGGGGACAGGTTTTTTGTAGTGCATCACCTGGCGGCACTGTATGCTTACTACTATGTACTG GGCCAAGGATTGTTGCCTTATTTTGCTAACTTCCGTCTGCTTGCAGAGTTTTCCACTCCATGTGTTAATCAGCG CTGGTTCTTTGAAGTGTTAGGTTATCCAAAATCTTCCAAGCCCAACATAGCCAATGGAGTCATGATGTCAGTAATATTCTTCCTGGTGAGGATTGCTGTCTTGCCCATATACTACGAACGCATGTTCTCCATCTATGGAACAGAAGCATTTTACAGGCTGCCGTTTGGGGGTCGCAGTGCTTGGATGTGCTCAAGCATCTGTTTGGATGTTATGAACGTGATGTGGATGCACAAAATTGCCCGAGGATGCTACAGAGTTCTACTTTATAGGAGGAAACCTGAAGTGGATACACAGGAGAACAGCAAAATTGACTAG